In the genome of Dehalococcoidia bacterium, the window GTATCCCCAGACTCTGGCAGACTGCGCCGTGGGGCCAGTAGTCCGCCAGCAATGGATAGGGTATCGATCCAAGAGACGAGGAGAACGCCACCTGTGTTGGTCGGGAGTCACAGCTTATGCCCAGTACCTGGGCGCCAGCCTCCTCGAATGATGCGTTGTGTATACGCATCGAGGAGACCTGGTGCGTTCAACCACCTGTGAAGGAGAAGATGTGGAACGACAGTACGACGTTCTTCTTTCCCCTGAAGTCGCTGAGCGTTACCGGTTCGCCGTTGTGGGCGGGCAGGGTGAAGTCTGGGGCCATCTGGCCTACTTCTGACATATTTCTTCCTGTCTCCTGGTGAAAATTGGTTGGCGGTTTAGCTGGAAGGAGGGACATTGGCGGCTGATGGATTCTATTCCTGACGCCGCCATCTGAGGTCAGGCCTGCGAGCGGCGCGCGCCTCGTCCAGGCGTGTATTTGGCGTGTTGTGCGGCGCTTCGTGGAGCATCTCCGGGTCTGCGGCAGCTTCTGCGGCAATTTGCTTCATCACATCGATGAAGTAGTCCAGGGTCTCCTTGGACTCGGTCTCTGTCGGCTCGATCATCAATGCCTCTTCGACAACGAGCGGGAAGTACATTGTGGGTGGGTGTATTCCGTAGTCAATCAGGCGCTTGGCTACGTCCATAGCCCGGACGCCGTGTTCGCGCCTGAGATTTGTCGCTGCGAAGACCACCTCGTGCATACAGGTGCGATCGTAGGGCAGATCGTAGTAGCCCTTGAGCTCACTGAGGATGTAGTTAGCATTTATGACGGCGTCCTCGCTGATTTGCGGGATGCCCTCTTTTCCTAGCGTGAATATGTATGACCACGCCCTAACCAGGGCTCCGAAGTTGCCGTGGAATGCCCCCATTCGTCCTATAGTGTTTGATGGGGCATCGAGTGAGAAGGTCTCTTCTCCGTTGTCTGTCTTCCGGCCAGCGACCGGCGTCGGCAGGTAGTCGACAAGCCGGGGGCCGGCGATGACGGGGCCTGCACCCGGTCCGCCGCCACCGTGTGGCTGCGTGAAGGTCTTGTGAAGGTTCGAGTGAATAACGTCGAAACCCAGGTCGCCGAACTTGACTCGTCCGACGATGGCGTTGAGGTTGGCGCCGTCCCCGTACACAATGCCGCCGGCGTCGCGGACGATCCGGGTTACATCCAGGATATTCGTGTCGAAGAGGCCAAGAGTGCTGGGCAAGGTTATCATCAGCCCTGCGAGTTCGTCACTTACGGAGTCTCTCAGGGCATCGAGATCGGTGTTTCCGTTGGAGTCCGAGGGCAGCGTGACGACGTTGAAACCAGCCATCGCTGCGGATGCCGGGTTGGTCCCGTGCGCCGAGTCGGGGATCAAAACGTTCTTGCGCTTATCGTCGCCGCGATCGAGGTGGTAGGCCCTTGCCATCAGAAGGCCCGCGAGTTCACCGTCAGCGCCCGCCATAGGGGCGAGCGAGCAGCCTGCCATGCCTGTTATCTCGTTCAGGACTTCCTGCAACTCCCACACCAGCTTGACGGCACCCTGGACAGTGGCTACAGGCTGCAGTGGATGTATCTGGGCGAATCCCGGAATAGACGCAATCTCGTCGTTCAGCTTCGGGTTGTACTTCATCGTGCAACTGCCGAGCGGGTAGAAGTTGTGGTCTATTGAGAAGTTGAACTGGCTAATCTGCGAGAAATAGCGGACGATCTCCCCCTCGGACACTTCAGGGAGGTCCAGATCGTCGCGCAGTAGGGACGGTTCCGGAAGTTGTGCCTCCGGTACGTCGAGCGGAGGGAGGGTCGTGCCGATCCGGCCGGACCTGCTGCGGTCCATGAGCAGCTTGCGCCGGTCCAGCGCGGCCCTTTCAAGCAGGGAAGTCATTTATGAAGCTCCCCCTATCTCGGTCAGTGCCGTGACCAGATTGTCGATCTCATCACGGGAGTTCATTTCGGTGACGCACACTAACATGCCATTCGACACCTGGGCGCTGATGTCCGCTCCGCCTATGATGCCGTAGTCCAGCAGCTTCTCGTTGATCTCGGATGGGCTGCTCGGGCACTTCATGACGAACTCCTGGAAGAAGGTGCCGTCCATTGGTACCGAGTACCCGGGAATCTCTTCTATCTTGCTGGCGGCGTAGTGGGACTTGTGGTAGCAGAGCTCTGCTACATGACGGAGTCCGCGTCGTCCGAAAGACGCGAGGTAGATCGTTGACATTAATGCAATCAGTGCGACTGCTGTGCAGATATTGGACGTCGCGCGCTCACGCCTGATGTGCTGCTCGCGTGTCTGGAGCGTAAGCACGTAGGCTTCCTCGCCTCGCGTGTCGACGGTCCTGCCGACGATGCGACCCGGCATCTGCCGGATGTAATCCTGCTTGCACGCAAACAGTCCCACGTAGGGTCCCCCGAAAGTCGTTGGCACTCCAAGCGCCTGACCCTCGCCGACAACGATATCAGCGCCGTACTCGCCCGGAGGTCTGAACATGCCAAGAGAAACTGGGTCCACGCTGACGATCAGAAGCGCGCCCGCATCGTGTGCAAGTTTCGCCAGCCTGTCGACATCTTCCATGTAGCCGAAGAAGTTTGGCTGCTGGACGATCACGCAAGCGGTCTCGTCAGGAATGGAATCGGCCGATGCGGGAATCGTGTCAATGTCAATGCCCGGCGCCTGGACGTAAGTATTGAGGACTTCTCTGTAGAGAGGAGACACGGATTCTACGACCGCTGCACGATGTCTGCGGGTGATCCTCGACGCCATGAGAGCGGCCTCGGCCAGAGACGTCGAGCCGTCGTACATGCCGAGATTGGCAACGTCCATGCCGGTGAGCTGGCAGATCAGGCTCTGAAACTCGAATGCCGTCTGAAGTGTGCCCTGTGAAACCTCTGGCTGATACGGCGTGTAGGCAGTCATGTACTCGCTTCGACCCGCAACCTGCCTGACAACAGCCGGAATGTGGTGCCTGTAAGAACCGGCTCCCAGGAAACAGGCGTAATCCCCAGGTGTGCGATTCATGGCAGCAAGTTCACGAGCGTAGCGGGTGAGGTCGAGCTCGTTGCGCGCCGAGGGCATATCGAGGTCGTAGTTCAGGTAGCCGTCCGGTATGTCAGCGAACAGCTCCTCGATGGAGTCGACCCCGATTGCGTCAAGCATCGCTCGCCTATCCGGGTATGTGTTCGGGACATACGGAGACTGGAATTCGGTTGATGCCATAGTGCGAACTACGCCTCGGATTCCAGGAGGTCGTCGTATTCGGACGAGCTCATGAGGTTGTCCACTTCGGATGAGTCGTCCATCTGGACCTTCAACATCCAGCCGTCGTCGTAAGGGCTGTCGTTAACGAGCTCAGGTTGTTCGAGCAGCGTGTCGTTTCTCTCAACTACCTTGCCACTGACAGGGGAATAGAGATCCGATACAGCTTTTACGGACTCGATCTCTCCCATCTTCTCGAATTGGCCGACCTCGCCGCCCACATCTGGCAGTTCGACGAAGACAACATCGCCCAGGCTATCCTGAGCAAAGTGGGTGATGCCGATTATGGCAAGTCCATCGTCATCGACGTTTAGCCACTCATGCTCGCGCGAATACTTGAGATTGTCTGGATTCATGAGTTCTCACCACTTGCAAAAGGTGGGGCAGTCACCGGAGCCATAGAGGGGTTCACAATGCACCGACCGAAACATTACTGCCAGCGTAGAACGGGAGGTCAGTCACCTGAGCCACCACAGGACGGCCGCGTATTTCGATTTCGATTCGGGTCCCCGGCTCTGAATATTCGGTGGGAACATAGCCCATGCCTATGTTCAAGTCAAGAGTTGGTGAAGGCCCACCGGAGGACACTTCTCCGATGGTACTCTCCCCGTCGACTATCTTGTATCCATGTCGGGCGATGCCCCTGCCCTCCATCGCAAATCCAATCATCTTCCGGGCTGTTCCTTCGTCTCTTATCTGGCGCAGTGCCTTCCCTGCGACGTACGCTTCCCGGTCAGGCTCGACAAACCGACCTAGCCCTGCCTCGTATGGATTGATCGACGTATCCATGTCGTTGCCGTGCAGCAGCAGTCCGGCTTCAAGCCTCAACACGTCTCGTGCTGCCAGCCCGCACGCCGCCGCGCCAAGATCTACCAGGCCCTGCCACAGCGCCGGGGCGTCATCTGAGGGGGCCATGATCTCGAAACCGTCTTCTCCGGTGTACCCGGTCCTCCCCACGTAGCATGACGCGCCACAGATCGTCATGGTCCTGCCCCTGAAGGGCCTCAGATTCGAAATAGAGAGGTCAAAGTCAGTTAGACGCTGGAGTGTCTCTTCGGCCTCTGGCCCCTGACATGCGATCATGGCGACGTCAGCCGTCACATTCTTCATGCTCACGTCAGATCCGTCTGGAGTCCACTCCTCCAGCCACTCGATAACCGCATCCGTGTTGGAAGCGTTGGGTACAAGGAGAAAGCGCTCCCTGCCTCGCCTGTACACGATGCAGTCGTCGATGATGCCGCCGCTGGAATCACAGATCACGTTGTACCGCGCTCGCCCAACCCCGAGGTTGTCGACCCTAACGCTCAGGGTCGAGTTAAGCAGGTTCGCAGCGTCCGTGCCGGAGATTTCCAGGCGGCCCATGTGGGACACGTCAAACAGTCCGACGCCTGAGCGAACGGATCGCGCCTCTTCCAAAATGCTGCCGTACTGGACCGGCATCTCCCATCCAGCGAACGGCACGAATCGCGCTCCAAGGCTGGCGTGGACATCGTATAGAGGGGTGCGCCGCAGAGTTGCTTCGCAAGACATTTCAGACCTCGGTGTTCGGTCGGTCATCTGATAACCGGGACCGCTCGTTCCTAAAGCTGTCTTAGCCTGGGATCGATCCGGTCACGGAGCCAGTCACCCAGGAAATTCAGA includes:
- a CDS encoding redoxin domain-containing protein produces the protein MSLLPAKPPTNFHQETGRNMSEVGQMAPDFTLPAHNGEPVTLSDFRGKKNVVLSFHIFSFTGG
- the gcvT gene encoding glycine cleavage system aminomethyltransferase GcvT, with translation MSCEATLRRTPLYDVHASLGARFVPFAGWEMPVQYGSILEEARSVRSGVGLFDVSHMGRLEISGTDAANLLNSTLSVRVDNLGVGRARYNVICDSSGGIIDDCIVYRRGRERFLLVPNASNTDAVIEWLEEWTPDGSDVSMKNVTADVAMIACQGPEAEETLQRLTDFDLSISNLRPFRGRTMTICGASCYVGRTGYTGEDGFEIMAPSDDAPALWQGLVDLGAAACGLAARDVLRLEAGLLLHGNDMDTSINPYEAGLGRFVEPDREAYVAGKALRQIRDEGTARKMIGFAMEGRGIARHGYKIVDGESTIGEVSSGGPSPTLDLNIGMGYVPTEYSEPGTRIEIEIRGRPVVAQVTDLPFYAGSNVSVGAL
- the gcvPA gene encoding aminomethyl-transferring glycine dehydrogenase subunit GcvPA, which encodes MASTEFQSPYVPNTYPDRRAMLDAIGVDSIEELFADIPDGYLNYDLDMPSARNELDLTRYARELAAMNRTPGDYACFLGAGSYRHHIPAVVRQVAGRSEYMTAYTPYQPEVSQGTLQTAFEFQSLICQLTGMDVANLGMYDGSTSLAEAALMASRITRRHRAAVVESVSPLYREVLNTYVQAPGIDIDTIPASADSIPDETACVIVQQPNFFGYMEDVDRLAKLAHDAGALLIVSVDPVSLGMFRPPGEYGADIVVGEGQALGVPTTFGGPYVGLFACKQDYIRQMPGRIVGRTVDTRGEEAYVLTLQTREQHIRRERATSNICTAVALIALMSTIYLASFGRRGLRHVAELCYHKSHYAASKIEEIPGYSVPMDGTFFQEFVMKCPSSPSEINEKLLDYGIIGGADISAQVSNGMLVCVTEMNSRDEIDNLVTALTEIGGAS
- a CDS encoding redoxin domain-containing protein, with protein sequence MRIHNASFEEAGAQVLGISCDSRPTQVAFSSSLGSIPYPLLADYWPHGAVCQSLGILNEQLGAPFRAIIIVDKEGVIRFKETYTAAGDVNPQAILAEVEKLQ
- the gcvPB gene encoding aminomethyl-transferring glycine dehydrogenase subunit GcvPB; the protein is MTSLLERAALDRRKLLMDRSRSGRIGTTLPPLDVPEAQLPEPSLLRDDLDLPEVSEGEIVRYFSQISQFNFSIDHNFYPLGSCTMKYNPKLNDEIASIPGFAQIHPLQPVATVQGAVKLVWELQEVLNEITGMAGCSLAPMAGADGELAGLLMARAYHLDRGDDKRKNVLIPDSAHGTNPASAAMAGFNVVTLPSDSNGNTDLDALRDSVSDELAGLMITLPSTLGLFDTNILDVTRIVRDAGGIVYGDGANLNAIVGRVKFGDLGFDVIHSNLHKTFTQPHGGGGPGAGPVIAGPRLVDYLPTPVAGRKTDNGEETFSLDAPSNTIGRMGAFHGNFGALVRAWSYIFTLGKEGIPQISEDAVINANYILSELKGYYDLPYDRTCMHEVVFAATNLRREHGVRAMDVAKRLIDYGIHPPTMYFPLVVEEALMIEPTETESKETLDYFIDVMKQIAAEAAADPEMLHEAPHNTPNTRLDEARAARRPDLRWRRQE
- the gcvH gene encoding glycine cleavage system protein GcvH — translated: MNPDNLKYSREHEWLNVDDDGLAIIGITHFAQDSLGDVVFVELPDVGGEVGQFEKMGEIESVKAVSDLYSPVSGKVVERNDTLLEQPELVNDSPYDDGWMLKVQMDDSSEVDNLMSSSEYDDLLESEA